The following proteins come from a genomic window of Mobula hypostoma chromosome 15, sMobHyp1.1, whole genome shotgun sequence:
- the LOC134357148 gene encoding zinc finger protein 214-like: protein MPFSCSDCGREFPRSFQLKVHQRVHTGERLFTCSDCGKGFTQLYNLHAHHLVHTGEKPFICSDCGKKFTRSSQLKLHQQVHTEERPFTCSDCGKGFTRSSHLQAHQRVHTGERPFSCLDCGKEFSQSSQLKVHQRVHTGERPFTCSDCGKGFTRSSYLLAHQSVHTGERPFTCKDCGKGFARLFQLKLHQRVHTGERPFSCSKCGKAFTRSSNLVTHYQVHTEEKV, encoded by the coding sequence ATGCCGTTCTcttgttcagactgtgggagggaattTCCTCGAtcatttcaactgaaggtacatcagcgagttcacactggggagaggctgttcacctgttcagactgtgggaagggattcactcagttataTAACCTACACGCACACCAtttagttcacactggggagaaaccattcatctgctcagactgtgggaagaagtttactcggtcatctcaactgaagttgcatcagcaagttcacactgaggagaggccgttcacctgctcagactgtgggaaaggattcactcggtctTCCCACCTGcaggcacaccagcgagttcacactggggagaggccattctccTGCTTAGACTGCGGGAAGGAATTCagtcagtcatctcaactgaaggtgcaccagcgagttcacactggggagaggccattcacctgctctgactgtgggaagggattcactcgatcatcttacctactggcacaccagtcagttcacactggggagagaccattcacttgcaaagattgtgggaagggatttgctcGGTtgtttcaactgaagctacatcaacgagttcacactggggagaggccgttctcTTGTTCTAAATGTGGGAAGGCATTTACTCGATCATCCAACCTTGTGACACACTACCAAGTTCACACTGAGGAAAAAGTGTAA